In Halalkalicoccus sp. NIPERK01, one DNA window encodes the following:
- a CDS encoding CBS domain-containing protein: MIELSVGSIRYQPVRTIRSDRMVFEAAQELYNHDVGSLIVVADDEKTPVGIITKSNINMMVAEGKTPTESTVEEMMSTPLIVVTTTETIQTAAERMREHSIKKLPVMDGDGSVVGVLTAGDLVYYLPTFVKKLHSHRSIHTIT; the protein is encoded by the coding sequence ATGATCGAACTTTCCGTTGGCTCGATACGCTACCAGCCTGTTCGAACGATTCGATCCGATCGGATGGTGTTCGAAGCCGCACAGGAACTCTACAATCACGACGTCGGATCGCTTATCGTCGTTGCAGATGACGAGAAGACGCCAGTGGGGATCATCACGAAATCCAACATCAACATGATGGTCGCCGAAGGCAAAACGCCGACCGAGAGTACGGTAGAAGAGATGATGAGCACACCGCTCATCGTAGTGACTACCACCGAGACGATTCAAACCGCTGCCGAGCGAATGCGGGAACACTCCATCAAAAAGTTACCTGTGATGGATGGGGACGGCTCCGTTGTTGGGGTACTCACTGCGGGTGACCTTGTGTACTATCTCCCAACCTTCGTGAAGAAGCTTCACAGTCATCGATCGATTCACACGATAACGTAA